Proteins encoded by one window of Actinocorallia herbida:
- a CDS encoding urease subunit alpha: MAEISRARYAALYGPTAGDKIRLADTDLFIEVTEDLARGAGAGDEAVFGGGKVIRESMGQARATRAEGAPDLVITGVVILDHWGIVKADVGVRDGRIVAIGKAGNPDIMDGVHPDLVIGPSTEILAGNGKILTAGAVDSHVHLICPQLIEEALAAGVTTLIGGGTGPAEGTKATTVTGAWYLHRMLEALDSWPVNVSLLGKGNTVSEAALWEQLKAGASGFKLHEDWGTTPAAIDACLKVCDASGVQAALHSDTLNEAGYVESTLGAIAGRSIHAYHTEGAGGGHAPDIITVAAHPNVLPSSTNPTRPHTVNTLDEHLDMLMVCHHLSPSVPEDLAFAESRIRPTTMAAEDILHDLGAISIIGSDSQAMGRIGETIIRTWQTAHVMKARRGSLEGPADNLRARRYVAKYTINPAIAHGLDGEVGSVEVGKLADLVLWDPRFFGVRASLVVKGGVIAWAQMGDANASIPTPQPVLPRPMFGAAPAVASATSLHFVSEAAIEDDLKSKIDVKRRLVPVKSTRALGKADMPLNDALPRIEVDPDTFTVRIDGEVIEPAPATVLPMAQRYMLF, from the coding sequence ATGGCTGAGATCTCACGCGCCCGTTATGCGGCGCTTTATGGCCCGACGGCGGGCGACAAGATCCGCCTCGCGGACACCGATCTGTTCATCGAGGTCACCGAGGACCTCGCGCGCGGCGCCGGAGCCGGCGACGAGGCGGTCTTCGGCGGCGGCAAGGTCATCCGCGAGTCGATGGGCCAGGCGCGGGCCACCCGCGCCGAGGGCGCCCCCGACCTGGTGATCACCGGTGTCGTCATCCTCGACCACTGGGGCATCGTCAAGGCCGACGTGGGCGTGCGCGACGGCCGGATCGTCGCCATCGGCAAGGCCGGCAACCCCGACATCATGGACGGGGTCCACCCCGATCTCGTCATCGGGCCGTCCACCGAGATCCTCGCGGGCAACGGCAAGATCCTCACCGCGGGCGCGGTGGACTCCCACGTCCACCTGATCTGCCCGCAGCTCATCGAGGAGGCCCTCGCCGCGGGCGTCACCACGCTCATCGGCGGCGGCACCGGGCCCGCCGAGGGCACCAAGGCCACCACCGTCACCGGCGCCTGGTACCTGCACCGGATGCTGGAGGCGCTGGACTCCTGGCCGGTCAACGTCTCGCTGCTCGGCAAGGGCAACACCGTCTCCGAGGCGGCGCTGTGGGAGCAGCTCAAGGCGGGCGCGTCGGGCTTCAAGCTGCACGAGGACTGGGGCACGACCCCGGCGGCGATCGACGCCTGCCTGAAGGTCTGCGACGCCTCGGGCGTCCAGGCCGCGCTGCACTCCGACACGCTCAACGAGGCGGGCTACGTCGAGTCGACGCTCGGCGCGATCGCCGGCCGCTCGATCCACGCCTACCACACCGAGGGCGCGGGCGGCGGGCACGCGCCCGACATCATCACCGTCGCGGCGCACCCCAACGTGCTGCCGTCGTCGACCAACCCGACCCGGCCGCACACGGTGAACACCCTGGACGAGCACCTCGACATGCTCATGGTGTGCCACCACCTGTCGCCGTCGGTGCCCGAGGACCTGGCGTTCGCCGAGTCCCGCATCCGGCCGACGACCATGGCGGCCGAGGACATCCTGCACGACCTGGGCGCCATCTCGATCATCGGCTCGGACTCCCAGGCGATGGGCCGGATCGGCGAGACGATCATCCGGACCTGGCAGACCGCGCACGTCATGAAGGCCCGGCGCGGCTCCCTCGAGGGCCCGGCGGACAACCTGCGGGCGCGCCGGTACGTCGCCAAGTACACGATCAACCCGGCGATCGCGCACGGCCTGGACGGCGAGGTCGGCTCGGTCGAGGTCGGCAAGCTCGCCGACCTGGTGCTGTGGGACCCGCGGTTCTTCGGGGTGCGGGCGTCCCTGGTCGTCAAGGGCGGGGTCATCGCGTGGGCGCAGATGGGCGACGCGAACGCGTCGATCCCGACGCCGCAGCCGGTGCTCCCCCGGCCGATGTTCGGCGCGGCCCCGGCTGTCGCCTCGGCGACCTCGCTGCACTTCGTGTCCGAGGCGGCGATCGAGGACGACCTCAAGTCGAAGATCGACGTGAAGCGGCGGCTCGTGCCCGTCAAGAGCACGCGCGCGCTGGGCAAGGCCGACATGCCGCTCAACGACGCGCTGCCGCGCATCGAGGTCGATCCGGACACCTTCACCGTCCGGATCGACGGCGAGGTGATCGAGCCCGCGCCCGCCACGGTGCTGCCGATGGCCCAGCGGTACATGCTGTTCTGA
- a CDS encoding urease subunit beta, whose protein sequence is MSAAEPSGGWAPGQVVVGDDPVELNPGRARITLTVHNTGDRPIQVGSHYHFAQANPSLDFDRDAASGFRLDVPAGTAVRFEPGIVRDVDLVPLAGHRIVPGLRPEGGLHG, encoded by the coding sequence ATGAGCGCCGCGGAGCCCTCAGGCGGCTGGGCGCCGGGACAGGTCGTCGTCGGGGACGATCCCGTCGAGCTGAACCCGGGACGGGCGCGGATCACCCTCACCGTCCACAACACGGGCGACCGGCCGATCCAGGTCGGGTCGCACTACCACTTCGCGCAGGCCAACCCGTCGCTGGACTTCGACCGGGACGCCGCCTCCGGCTTCCGCCTCGACGTCCCCGCGGGCACGGCCGTGCGCTTCGAGCCCGGCATCGTCCGGGACGTCGACCTCGTGCCCCTCGCCGGGCATCGCATCGTGCCGGGCCTTCGGCCGGAAGGTGGCCTGCATGGCTGA
- a CDS encoding urease subunit gamma produces MLISPHEQERLLLHVAAGVARERQGRGLKLNHPEATAIIAVHVLEGARDGRTVAELMESGRRVLTREDVMDGIPELLDSVQIEATFPDGTKLVTVHRPIP; encoded by the coding sequence GTGCTGATCTCTCCCCATGAGCAGGAACGGCTGCTCCTTCATGTGGCCGCGGGCGTGGCGCGCGAGCGCCAGGGGCGCGGGCTGAAGCTCAACCACCCCGAGGCCACCGCGATCATCGCCGTCCACGTGCTGGAAGGCGCGCGCGACGGGCGGACCGTGGCGGAGCTGATGGAAAGCGGGCGGCGGGTCCTCACCCGTGAGGACGTCATGGACGGCATCCCGGAGCTGCTCGACTCCGTCCAGATCGAGGCGACGTTCCCGGACGGGACGAAGCTCGTGACCGTGCACAGGCCGATCCCATGA
- the dnaG gene encoding DNA primase has protein sequence MAGGGRIRQEDIAVVRERSQIDQVIGEHLQLIGAGGGNLKGLCPFHDEKSPSFNVTPSRGLYFCHGCGVGGDVIKFVQEIDHLSFAEAVERLAGKAGIQLRYEEGGYVQRKDSGQRARLLAAHKEAAEFYQRQLTSPEAAIGRRFLMDRGFQAADAAHFGVGYAPNEWEALVRHLRAHGFTDQEMITGGLAVQGQRGPRDRFRGRLVWPIRDVSGDVIGFGARKLIEADNGPKYLNTNETPIYHKSSILYGLDLAKNAIGKANKAVIVEGYTDVMACHLAGETTAIATCGTAFGEDHIRVLRRMLLDRDEGRGEVIFTFDGDSAGQRAALRAFENDDKFSSQTFVAVQPDGLDPCDLRIKEGDAAVRDLVASRVALYEFAIRNAIANYDLDNPDGQMKALDAVAPIVAGIRDAGRRKVWAGRVDRWIGLMDEQLVLGRVAQHVKGTAPKPREKPKADPNDPTVELERELLKMALQRPATLGPAYDILPSDAFSVPEHRSVHEVVLAAGGVAASGGLMEWATRLRELAPGDEVRTLVTRLSVEPPKTDPKFDSVSDDTYSRALLARFMELQLTREIAGLKSKLGRLNPVSEAEEYNRLFGDLVALEQRRRAMR, from the coding sequence ATGGCAGGCGGCGGGCGGATCCGGCAAGAAGACATCGCGGTCGTCCGGGAAAGATCCCAGATCGACCAGGTGATCGGAGAGCACCTCCAGCTGATCGGCGCGGGAGGCGGCAACCTCAAGGGCCTGTGCCCCTTCCATGACGAGAAGTCCCCCTCCTTCAACGTGACGCCCTCGCGCGGCCTGTACTTCTGCCACGGCTGCGGCGTCGGCGGCGACGTCATCAAGTTCGTCCAGGAGATCGACCACCTGAGCTTCGCCGAGGCCGTCGAGCGGCTGGCCGGCAAGGCCGGGATCCAGCTCCGGTACGAAGAGGGCGGCTACGTCCAGCGCAAGGACTCCGGGCAGCGCGCCCGCCTGCTCGCGGCGCACAAGGAGGCCGCGGAGTTCTACCAGCGGCAGCTCACCTCGCCCGAGGCCGCGATCGGCCGCCGCTTCCTCATGGACCGCGGGTTCCAGGCCGCCGACGCCGCCCACTTCGGCGTCGGCTACGCCCCCAACGAGTGGGAGGCCCTGGTCCGGCACCTGCGCGCGCACGGCTTCACCGACCAGGAGATGATCACCGGCGGGCTCGCCGTCCAGGGCCAGCGCGGCCCGCGCGACAGGTTCCGGGGCCGCCTCGTCTGGCCGATCAGGGACGTCTCCGGCGACGTGATCGGCTTCGGCGCGCGCAAGCTGATCGAGGCCGACAACGGTCCGAAGTACCTCAACACCAACGAGACCCCGATCTACCACAAGAGCTCCATCCTCTACGGGCTCGACCTGGCCAAGAACGCGATCGGCAAGGCCAACAAGGCAGTGATCGTCGAGGGCTACACCGACGTCATGGCCTGCCATCTCGCGGGCGAGACCACCGCCATCGCCACCTGCGGCACCGCCTTCGGCGAGGACCACATCAGGGTGCTGCGCCGCATGCTCCTCGACCGGGACGAGGGCCGCGGCGAGGTGATCTTCACCTTCGACGGCGACTCCGCCGGGCAGCGCGCCGCGCTGCGCGCCTTCGAGAACGACGACAAGTTCTCCTCGCAGACCTTCGTCGCCGTCCAGCCGGACGGCCTCGACCCGTGCGACCTGCGGATCAAGGAGGGCGACGCGGCGGTCCGCGACCTCGTCGCCTCCCGGGTGGCCCTGTACGAGTTCGCGATCCGCAACGCCATCGCCAACTACGACCTGGACAACCCCGACGGCCAGATGAAGGCGCTCGACGCGGTCGCCCCGATCGTCGCCGGGATCAGGGACGCGGGCCGGCGCAAGGTCTGGGCGGGCCGCGTCGACCGGTGGATCGGCCTCATGGACGAGCAGCTCGTGCTCGGCCGGGTCGCCCAGCACGTCAAGGGGACCGCGCCCAAGCCGCGCGAGAAGCCCAAGGCCGATCCCAACGACCCGACCGTGGAGCTGGAGCGGGAGCTGCTGAAGATGGCGCTCCAGCGCCCGGCGACCCTCGGCCCGGCCTACGACATCCTGCCGTCGGACGCGTTCAGCGTGCCCGAGCACAGATCGGTCCACGAGGTCGTGCTCGCGGCCGGGGGCGTCGCGGCGTCGGGCGGGCTCATGGAGTGGGCGACGAGGCTGCGCGAGCTCGCCCCCGGCGACGAGGTCCGCACGCTCGTCACCCGGCTGAGCGTGGAGCCGCCGAAGACGGATCCGAAGTTCGACTCGGTTTCGGACGACACATATTCCCGGGCACTCCTCGCCCGCTTCATGGAACTGCAGCTCACGCGGGAGATCGCGGGCCTCAAATCCAAACTGGGGAGGCTGAATCCGGTCTCCGAGGCGGAAGAGTACAACCGGCTCTTCGGTGACCTGGTGGCGCTTGAGCAGCGGCGACGCGCGATGCGCTGA
- the rpoD gene encoding RNA polymerase sigma factor RpoD: MPSEAPSAEQVADLVARGRERGGVTVDDVAAALDRSELPADALEGVVRLLAEQGVEVLESEEDAKELTRAEEGDLSRRAPTSDLVRIYLREIGRVPLLTAAEEVELAKSIEAGLFAEEKTARAAILLLPERLDLETLARDGVRAKQRLIEANLRLVVSIAKRYVGRGMLFLDLIQEGNLGLIRAVEKFDYTKGYKFSTYATWWIRQAITRAIADQARTIRIPVHMVETINKLIRVQRQLHQDLGREPLPEEIGAEMGMAPGRVVEIQRIAQEPVSLQSPIGEEDSDLGDFIEDADAVVPIEAAAFILLQDQLEDILATLNDREQRIIQLRFGLADGHPRTLEEVGREFGVTRERIRQIESKTLAKLRHPSRAQVLREYLE; this comes from the coding sequence ATGCCCAGCGAGGCGCCGTCGGCCGAGCAGGTCGCCGACCTCGTCGCACGTGGCAGAGAGCGTGGAGGCGTCACCGTCGATGACGTCGCCGCCGCACTCGATCGCTCCGAACTGCCGGCCGACGCGCTGGAAGGCGTCGTCCGTTTGCTCGCAGAGCAGGGGGTAGAGGTCCTGGAGTCCGAAGAGGACGCCAAGGAGCTCACGCGAGCGGAAGAGGGAGACCTCAGCAGAAGGGCGCCTACGAGCGACCTGGTACGGATCTATCTGCGCGAGATCGGCCGTGTCCCGCTGCTCACGGCAGCAGAAGAAGTAGAACTCGCCAAATCCATCGAGGCGGGCCTGTTCGCGGAGGAGAAGACGGCCAGAGCGGCCATCCTGCTCCTTCCGGAAAGGCTCGATCTGGAAACCCTCGCACGTGACGGAGTGCGGGCCAAACAACGGCTCATCGAGGCCAACCTGCGTCTGGTGGTGTCCATCGCCAAGCGCTATGTCGGCCGCGGGATGCTGTTCCTCGACCTCATCCAGGAAGGGAACCTGGGCCTCATCCGTGCGGTCGAGAAGTTCGACTACACCAAGGGCTACAAGTTCTCGACGTACGCCACCTGGTGGATCCGCCAGGCCATCACCCGCGCCATCGCCGACCAGGCGCGGACGATCCGGATCCCCGTGCACATGGTGGAGACGATCAACAAGCTGATCCGCGTCCAGCGGCAGCTGCACCAGGACCTCGGGCGCGAGCCGCTGCCCGAGGAGATCGGCGCCGAGATGGGGATGGCGCCGGGACGGGTCGTGGAGATCCAGCGGATCGCCCAGGAACCCGTCTCCCTGCAATCCCCCATCGGCGAGGAGGACTCCGACCTCGGTGACTTCATCGAGGACGCCGACGCCGTCGTCCCGATCGAGGCCGCCGCGTTCATCCTGCTCCAGGACCAGCTGGAGGACATCCTCGCCACCCTGAACGACCGCGAGCAGCGCATCATCCAGCTGCGCTTCGGCCTCGCGGACGGACACCCCCGGACGCTTGAGGAGGTCGGCCGGGAATTCGGGGTGACACGGGAGCGGATCAGGCAGATCGAGTCCAAGACCCTCGCTAAGCTCCGGCACCCCTCGCGAGCCCAGGTCCTCCGGGAGTATCTGGAGTAG
- a CDS encoding YbjQ family protein: protein MLIVTTDTVAGYEIRYVRGAVSGAGVAHGGLSQARREAIERLKADTERYGCNAVVGMRFANCPLGDGSFEVYAYGTAVLVEQVKTETPTQDRVAVPPPVPGPSHGPSSGGMPMVGRNLTVQVPGGRI, encoded by the coding sequence ATGCTGATCGTGACGACCGACACCGTCGCCGGGTATGAGATCCGTTATGTCCGGGGCGCGGTGAGCGGCGCGGGGGTGGCGCACGGCGGCCTGTCGCAGGCCCGCCGTGAGGCGATCGAGCGGCTCAAGGCCGACACCGAGCGGTACGGCTGCAACGCCGTCGTCGGGATGCGCTTCGCCAACTGCCCGCTCGGCGACGGGTCCTTCGAGGTCTATGCCTACGGCACCGCCGTGCTCGTCGAGCAGGTCAAGACCGAGACCCCGACCCAGGACAGGGTCGCCGTGCCGCCGCCGGTGCCCGGTCCGTCGCACGGCCCGTCGAGCGGCGGCATGCCGATGGTCGGCCGCAACCTCACCGTCCAGGTCCCCGGCGGCCGGATCTGA